CGTGATCAAAGCCCTGCTCTGGAGCGAGAATCGCCCCGCGGACGATCTGGAAGTTCGGTGTCTAGTCGTTTTTCATGAAACCGTCAATCCCAAGGACTGCGAGTCGGAATGCCGGCCCCCACAACATCAGGGCCCGGTCGTTGGAAGGTCGATCCGTTTCCCGAAACAGACGGCCGCCGGGGCCTGTCCCAGACAGGCCCTGCGGCTTCAGTCCATCGAATCAACCCTTGCTTGAAAGCTCCCTCGGATCATTCAGCGACCGACTCCAGGTGCGGATGCGGGACCGGGTGCAAGAGCCGTTCGCTGACGGGCTCGTCCGACTCGTCGTCGAGGAGCTTCCCCTTGTCCGCGATCACCCCGAACAGGTAGTAGAGACCGGGGATCACCAGGACGCCGATCACCGTGCCCACAAGCATGCCCCCGACCGCCGCAGTGCCGATGGTCCGGTTGCCGATGGCCCCGGGGCCGGTCGCCACCACCAGCGGCAGCAGACCCGCGATGAACGCGAACGACGTCATCAGAATCGGCCGGAATCGCAGCTTGCCGCCCTCGATCGCGGAGTCCCGCACACTCAGGCCCTCGCGGTGCCTCTGGACGGCGAACTCGACGATCAAGATTGCGTTCTTGCCCAGCAGTCCCACCAGCATG
The Paludisphaera rhizosphaerae genome window above contains:
- a CDS encoding efflux RND transporter permease subunit yields the protein LAVISSLPVGLFGTFFMLKVMGLANDVYAQIGLVMLVGLLGKNAILIVEFAVQRHREGLSVRDSAIEGGKLRFRPILMTSFAFIAGLLPLVVATGPGAIGNRTIGTAAVGGMLVGTVIGVLVIPGLYYLFGVIADKGKLLDDESDEPVSERLLHPVPHPHLESVAE